Proteins from one Niallia circulans genomic window:
- a CDS encoding carbohydrate ABC transporter permease, producing MKGRQNLWGYAFLAPQLIGLILFSLIPVIFTLTLSFMKWDGFGAKEFIGLANYIDQFQDPDFWKALGNTVYYTILVIPASIALSLSVAVALNKIKGKNFYRLFYFMPVVTSSVSIGVIWMWILNGDFGILNQILANFGINGPMWLTDTNWVMPSIAILSIWWGLGHNMVIFLAGLQGISKSYYEAAEIDGATKWQKLRHITLPLLSPTTFFIAIMAVISSFQVFDQAYVMTSGGPAKSSYTFVYHIYEAAFVDFKMGISSAAAMVLFVIILVFTLIQFKMSKRWVHYEDQ from the coding sequence ATGAAAGGCCGACAAAACCTTTGGGGCTATGCGTTTTTAGCTCCACAATTAATAGGGTTAATTTTATTTTCATTAATACCAGTTATCTTCACATTGACATTAAGCTTTATGAAATGGGACGGATTTGGGGCAAAGGAATTTATAGGTTTAGCCAATTATATCGATCAATTTCAAGATCCGGATTTTTGGAAAGCCTTAGGAAATACGGTCTATTATACAATCTTAGTAATTCCCGCCAGCATCGCTTTGTCCTTATCAGTTGCGGTTGCCCTTAACAAAATCAAGGGCAAAAATTTCTACCGGCTTTTTTATTTTATGCCAGTTGTGACAAGCTCTGTTTCTATCGGAGTTATCTGGATGTGGATTTTAAATGGAGATTTCGGCATATTAAATCAAATTCTCGCTAACTTTGGGATAAATGGGCCAATGTGGCTGACTGATACAAATTGGGTAATGCCATCCATTGCGATATTGAGCATATGGTGGGGCTTAGGGCATAATATGGTTATTTTCCTAGCAGGACTTCAAGGGATTTCTAAATCCTACTATGAGGCAGCAGAGATAGACGGGGCGACAAAATGGCAGAAGCTTCGCCATATTACATTGCCGCTATTATCACCGACGACTTTCTTTATTGCCATTATGGCTGTTATTTCCTCCTTCCAGGTTTTCGATCAGGCTTATGTCATGACAAGCGGCGGACCTGCTAAATCGAGCTACACCTTTGTTTACCATATATACGAAGCAGCCTTTGTCGATTTCAAAATGGGTATAAGCTCTGCAGCGGCAATGGTGTTGTTTGTCATTATTCTAGTATTTACGCTCATTCAATTTAAAATGTCGAAAAGGTGGGTGCATTATGAAGATCAATGA